In a genomic window of Clavelina lepadiformis chromosome 7, kaClaLepa1.1, whole genome shotgun sequence:
- the LOC143465565 gene encoding FAD-dependent oxidoreductase domain-containing protein 2-like: MDNVLLLDMSGEKMYIAHLISMLCYILACNGSLSDGTVNTKNHEYCVIGAGPAGLQMGYFLERASRDYVIYEKGSSAGTFYKKYPIHRKLISINKRFTGKTNKEFNLRHDWNSLISDDESLKFTKYSKEFFPDADVLVKYLNDFATKLKLNVQYNTAVGGIKKISNGTLFHMSDQLSNQYICKYLIIATGISKPNIPKFEGSELVQGYEDLSLDLDEYEGQSVLILGRGNSAFEVAQHIMPSTNVIHMLARSRVKLAWATHYVGDLRAVNNGLLDTYQLKSLDGIFEGDVEDLPVRRSDLDGRLYIDQPGDADIIPGGKNLEDLDNDATREGYDRIIRCLGFNFDDSIFHPNFTISRAGKGRRKKYPKISHFYGSTDYPNLYFAGTNTHSLDLRKSAGAFIHGYRYTARTLHRILEWVNHGIKWPHVHFTNLQDLTPHIIKRMSEGSDIYQMFGVLCDVVLYNKNKTEATYLEAFPCSLAPKIKTTSGHEADHAFMMIALEYGKNFSGPGKDPFNEERVTSIPSEAHRSNFLHPILYHYDRRITIADQVTRPKKWILPVPDRIHHVLEDFTTKFDGHETHILGVRRFIEMNTGQDLRFFFAEQCFMLALTTTSLPLGCRPQVKQPSSQLVATNPSLRAHLDKMPPHFLPLRVFPSDG; this comes from the exons ATGGACAACGTTTTATTGTTAGACATGTCTGGTGAAAAAATGTACATAGCACATCTCATAAGTATGTTGTGCTACATCTTGGCGTGTAATGGCAGCCTAAGCGACGGCACAGTAAACACGAAGAATCACGAGTATTGCGTGATTGGTGCTGGGCCCGCTGGCTTGCAAATGGGTTACTTTCTTGAACGAGCGTCAAGGGATTACGTCATTTACGAGAAAG GGTCAAGTGCAGGAACGTTTTACAAGAAATACCCGATTCACCGCAAGCTGATCAGcataaataaaagatttacTGGAAAAACCAACAAAGAATTTAATTTAAGGCACGATTGGAATTCTTTGATCAGTGATGATGAATCTCTgaagtttacaaaatattcCAAA GAATTTTTTCCCGATGCAGACGTTCTTGTCAAGTATCTTAACGACTTCGCTACAAAACTCAAACTTAACGTACAGTACAACACGGCTGTTGGTGGGATTAAAAAGATATCCAACGGTACCTTGTTTCACATGTCGGACCAGTTGAGCAACCAGTACATTTGCAAATACTTGATAATTGCAACTGGAATTTCAAAGCCAAACATTCCTAAATTTGAAG gTTCTGAACTGGTGCAGGGATACGAAGATCTCTCGCTCGATCTCGATGAATATGAAGGTCAGAGCGTCCTTATACTTGGAAGAGGGAACTCAGCGTTTGAAGTTGCCCAGCACATAATGCCATCGACGAATGTTATTCACATGCTGGCCAGGTCGCGAGTTAAGTTGGCGTGGGCAACGCATTATGTAGGTGATCTAAGGGCAGTGAATAACGGTTTGCTGGACACTTATCAACTCAAGTCACTTGATGGTATTTTCGAAG GTGATGTAGAAGACCTACCTGTTCGACGAAGTGATTTAGACGGAAGACTTTATATTGACCAACCGGGTGATGCCGATATCATACCCGGTGGAAAAAATCTTGAAG ATTTGGATAATGACGCAACAAGAGAAGGATATGACCGCATAATTCGGTGCCTCGGTTTCAACTTTGACGACTCGATCTTTCATCCAAATTTTACAATTAGCAGAGCAGGGAAAGGAAGGCGAAAAAAATATCCTAAAATATCCCATTTCTATGGATCAACCGATTATCCAAACTTGTATTTTGCCG GTACCAACACCCACTCTTTGGACCTGAGGAAATCAGCTGGTGCATTCATCCATGGCTACAGATATACAGCACGCACGCTGCACCGGATTCTGGAATGGGTAAACCACGGGATAAAGTGGCCCCACGTACATTTTACTAACCTTCAAGATCTGACACCACACATCATTAAACGAATGAGCGAG GGGTCGGATATTTATCAAATGTTTGGAGTGTTGTGTGATGTTGTGctttataacaaaaacaaaactgagGCGACATATTTGGAAGCGTTTCCTTGTTCACTTGCTCCCAAAATCAAAACAACTTCTGGACATGAAGCAGATCATGCTTTTATGATGATCGCTCTTGAGTATGGTAAAAATTTCTCCGGTCCCGGAAAAGATCCGTTTAACGAGGAAAGGGTTACATCTATTCCATCAGAAGCTCACAGGAGCAATTTCCTTCATCCTATTTTGTATCACTACGATCGGCGAATAACGATAGCAGACCAAGTCACAAGGCCCAAAAAGTGGATCCTCCCAGTTCCGGATCGGATCCACCACGTACTGGAGGACTTCACGACCAAGTTTGATGGACACGAAACTCACATCCTCGGAGTTAGGCGTTTTATAGAAATGAACACCGGACAAGATTTACGTTTTTTCTTCGCCGAGCAATGCTTTATGCTTGCCCTGACCACCACGTCCCTGCCGTTGGGTTGTCGCCCACAAGTGAAACAACCTTCGTCACAGTTGGTGGCCACGAATCCCTCTCTGAGGGCTCATCTGGATAAGATGCCGCCGCATTTTCTTCCACTCCGTGTGTTCCCTTCAGACGGGTAG
- the LOC143466057 gene encoding uncharacterized protein LOC143466057 — translation MKSRLKSRHLKHRKRFGKVGNKQHLNNQPITKAECSQKSLSVFRRLWNFLCFIISALFGNHKQKTFTESFKNESFINQRIEDLENKVQKMSKQIKLIQKELEKKISLIVAPPCAPPPPPPPPPPPVAPPAKVALPTSKSTVPKSPAITACDLKSIKLKKSLSSKRSNLQQSSQLVTLKDLQNIQLKRRQPSHVGDNEQHILKTPKLSHKLKKTNVVRSPGGTPLVKRDLEHTTGDGLTPAFTQALRKKFKAFQANSPVKEASPGCWRC, via the exons ATGAAATCAAGACTTAAAAGTCGACACCTGAAGCATAGAAAAAGGTTTGGAAA agttggaaataaacaacatttaaacaatCAGCCCATTACAAAAGCAGAATGCAGCCAAAAAAGTCTTTCTGTCTTTAGGAGACTTTGGAATTTTTTGTGCTTTATCATTTCTGCCTTATTTGGCAACCACAAGCAAAAAACTTTCACTGAAAGCTTTAAGAATGAGTCCTTTATCAACCAACGAATTGAGGATCTTGAAAATAAAGTGCAAAAGATGTCTAAACAGATTAAATTGATTCAGAAAGAACTTGAAAAGAAGATCAGCTTAATTGTTGCACCGCCGTGTGcacctcctcctcctcctccccCACCGCCTCCACCTGTTGCTCCTCCTGCAAAGGTTGCTCTTCCAACATCAAAG AGCACTGTTCCTAAATCCCCCGCCATCACTGCATGTGATCTGAAAAGTATTAAATTGAAGAAGAGTTTGTCGTCTAAAAGAAGCAATTTGCAG CAATCATCGCAGCTTGTTACACTGAAGGACCTGCAGAATATACAGCTTAAACGAAGACAACCTAGTCACGTTGGAGACAATGAACAACACATTCTTAAAACACCAAAATTATCTCAT AAACTGAAGAAAACAAATGTTGTGCGTAGTCCTGGAGGCACTCCACTAGTCAAGCGAGATCTAGAGCACACCACTGGAGATGGTTTAACTCCTGCTTTTACGCAGGCACTCAGGAAAAAATTTAAG GCATTTCAGGCCAATTCCCCTGTAAAAGAAGCAAGTCCAGGCTGCTGGAGGTGTTAA
- the LOC143464720 gene encoding kelch-like protein 5, with product MDGSDFIYLNHASCTMKKIQEHLQNQQLCDVVIIAGPKRIPAHRLVLSSVSDYFKAMFNNDVRESHEEEVTISDVDADALEKIISYMYTGRLEMSEENVERVLSTANMLQLHPVVDAGCNFLMKQLHPSNCLGIRAFADLQSCHRLYKEAHVYTMEHFTDVMRNQEFVMLHFNQVCELVGSDDVNVPSEMTLFEALLIWVKHSEAERKQHMPELLSHIRLTHMSKEFLADRVQTNSLINQNLPCEHQIIAAMSYHMLPARRPCLKPPRKSTMGHLYAIGGMDNSKGATSIERYDVRINQWTQIAQMTGRRLQFGVAVLEDKLYVVGGRDGLKTLNSVECFNSRTKTWSVMPPVATHRHGLGVAVLSGPMYAVGGHDGWSYLNTVERWDPQARAWNYVAPMSVSRSTVGVAVLFDKLYAVGGRDGSSCLRSVECFDPHTNKWTNCAPMSKRRGGVGVGVCGAHLYAIGGHDAPASNQMSKLSESVERYSPKTDQWTIVASMSVPRDAVGICVLGGHLYACGGYDGQSYLSTCESYDPQSNEWTKVAPLNTGRAGAVVVHVRNLL from the exons ATGGATGGCAGTGATTTTATTTATCTCAATCATGCGTCATgcacaatgaaaaaaatacaagaacATTTGCAAAACCAGCAACTATGTGATGTTGTCATTATTG CTGGGCCAAAGCGGATACCTGCACATCGCTTGGTTTTGTCATCGGTATCCGACTACTTTAAGGCAATGTTCAACAATGATGTGCGAGAGTCTCATGAAGAAGAAGTGACAATCAGTGATGTTGATGCAGATGCTCTTGAAAAGATCATTTCATATATGTACACAG GAAGACTGGAAATGAGTGAAGAAAATGTGGAGAGAGTTCTATCAACTGCCAATATGTTGCAACTGCATCCAGTTGTTGATGCTGGCTGTAACTTTTTGATGAAACAACTTCATCCGTCAAACTGTCTTGGGATACGAGCATTTGCAGATCTACAAAGCTGTCATCGCCTTTACAAAGAAGCTCACGTGTATACCATG GAGCATTTCACTGATGTCATGCGAAATCAGGAGTTTGTTATGCTTCACTTTAATCAG GTATGTGAGTTAGTGGGAAGCGATGATGTTAATGTTCCAAGCGAAATGACTCTATTTGAAGCCTTACTTATCTGGGTGAAGCATTCAGAAGCAGAGCGAAAACAGCACATGCCTGAGTTGCTGTCACACATTCGACTAACTCACATGAGCAAAGAA TTTCTTGCTGATAGAGTACAGACAAATTCCCTAATTAACCAGAACTTACCATGTGAACACCAGATTATTGCTGCAATGAGTTACCATATGCTTCCTGCGAGGCGTCCTTGTTTAAAACCACCAAGAAAATCAACGATGGGTCATCTATATGCCATTGGTGGTATGGACAATTCCAAAg GTGCGACCAGCATTGAACGTTATGATGTCCGCATCAATCAGTGGACCCAGATCGCCCAAATGACTGGCAGACGACTGCAGTTCGGAGTAGCGGTTCTGGAAGACAAGCTATATGTTGTCGGTGGCAGAGATGGTCTCAAAACTCTGAACTCGGTTGAATGTTTTAACTCCAGAACAAAGACCTGGAGTGTTATGCCTCCTGTAGCAACACATCGACACGGGTTGG GAGTTGCAGTTTTGAGTGGCCCCATGTATGCCGTAGGAGGTCATGATGGCTGGAGCTATCTCAACACCGTTGAGAGATGGGACCCGCAAGCAAGAGCGTGGAACTATGTTGCACCCATGTCCGTATCTAGAAGCACGGTTGGCGTCGCAGTTTTGTTTGACAA GCTTTATGCAGTCGGTGGTAGAGACGGCAGTTCCTGTCTGCGCTCTGTGGAGTGTTTTGACCCCCACACAAACAAGTGGACAAACTGTGCCCCCATGTCAAAGCGCAGGGGCGGGGTCGGTGTTGGTGTATGTGGCGCTCATCTCTATGCAATTGGGGGCCATGACGCACCTGCCAGTAACCAGATGTCTAAGTTGTCTGAGAGTGTGGAACG ATACAGTCCCAAGACTGACCAGTGGACCATTGTGGCTTCCATGAGTGTCCCAAGGGATGCAGTTGGTATTTGCGTCCTTGGTGGACACCTGTATGCTTGTGGTGGCTACGATG gGCAGTCCTACTTATCAACGTGTGAATCCTACGACCCGCAATCAAACGAATGGACGAAGGTCGCACCTCTCAACACGGGAAGAGCTGGAGCCGTTGTAGTCCATGTGCGCAACCTGCTATAG
- the LOC143465566 gene encoding very-long-chain (3R)-3-hydroxyacyl-CoA dehydratase 2-like, giving the protein MSSNAKKTNPVAQAWLILYNVAMTAGWSVIGIGIVNHFIKHGTNKGLYHQVERQLLFFQTSAILEILHAIVGLVRSNAIFTFLQVFSRVGIVWAVIWPVVEVQDNIGVPMLLIAWTITEIIRYLFYTFILLGITPRFILWLRYTLFIILYPLGVTGETLTIYNSLEPVRESGLYSIRLPNVFNFAVDYHIVLMCTFPIYLIFFPQLYCHMFAQRKKALKGDSSSEKKSN; this is encoded by the exons ATGTCATCTAATGCTAAAAAAACTAACCCAGTGGCCCAAGCTTGGTTAATCTTGTATAATGTTGCAATGACTGCAGG GTGGTCTGTCATTGGTATTGGAATTGtcaatcatttcattaaacATGGTACAAACAAGGGGTTATATCATCAAGTGGAAAGACAGCTTTTGTTCTTTCAAACTTCTGCTATATTGGAG ATCTTGCATGCTATTGTGGGGTTAGTAAGATCAAATGCCATCTTCACTTTTCTGCAAGTCTTTTCAAGAGTCGGTATCGTATGGGCAGTTATTTGGCCTGTAGTGGAG GTTCAAGATAACATTGGTGTTCCAATGCTGCTTATTGCTTGGACTATTACTGAGATCATTCGATATTTGTTCTACACGTTCATTCTTTTAGGAATCACACCCAGGTTTATTCTTTGGTTGAG ATATACTCTTTTCATCATCCTTTATCCCCTTGGAGTAACG GGTGAAACGTTGACAATTTACAACAGCTTGGAACCAGTCCGCGAAAGTGGATTGTATTCAATCAGACTACCTAATGTGTTTAACTTTGCTGTGGATTATCATATTGTTTTAATGTGCACCTTTCCTATCTACCTAATAT TTTTCCCCCAGCTTTATTGCCACATGTTCGCCCAGAGAAAGAAGGCACTCAAGGGTGATTCTTCAAgtgaaaagaaaagcaattga